A single region of the Ancylobacter novellus DSM 506 genome encodes:
- a CDS encoding gamma-glutamyltransferase family protein: MLNTVRARRGMVTSPHHLASEAGLRVLREGGNAVEATVAMAAALAVVYPHMTAIGGDGFWLVGAPGEMPVGIDACSRAAAAATPELYARAGLDAIPRRGGLAANTTAGTVAGWGEALALSTERGGRLPLSRLLEDAVWHARNGFAVTASQNDLTAQKLPELADISGFADAFLVNGAAPATGSTMALPALGDTLERIGREGTESFYRGPLAREIAHDLAAAGTPVTAGDLAACRATRVTPLHVDLPGVRLFNFPPPTQGLASLMILALFSRLGVVQAEGFEHLHGLIEATKQAFLVRDRVVGDADAMREDPRDFLTAEVLDRLAARIDPALALPWPAPPSAGDTVWLGAIDGNGLAASFIQSIYFEFGSGVVLPQTGIVWQNRGSSFELAGDGPRVLAPGRKPFHTLNPAMASFADGRHMVYGTMGGEGQPQTQAALFSRYGLFGQELQAAITAPRWLLGRTWGAETVTLKLEDRFPPDLVAALRAAGHDVEIVPPFDAMMGHAGAIARHGDGRLEGAGDPRSDGCAMGF, from the coding sequence ATGCTGAACACGGTTCGTGCCCGCCGGGGCATGGTGACCTCGCCGCATCATCTGGCGAGCGAGGCGGGGCTGCGCGTGCTGCGCGAGGGCGGCAATGCCGTGGAGGCTACCGTCGCCATGGCCGCTGCGCTGGCGGTGGTGTACCCGCACATGACGGCGATCGGCGGCGACGGCTTCTGGCTCGTCGGCGCGCCGGGCGAAATGCCCGTCGGCATCGACGCCTGCAGCCGCGCCGCGGCGGCCGCTACGCCCGAACTCTATGCGCGGGCGGGACTGGACGCCATTCCCCGCCGGGGGGGGCTGGCGGCCAACACCACGGCCGGCACGGTCGCCGGTTGGGGCGAGGCGCTGGCGCTCAGCACCGAGCGCGGTGGACGGCTGCCATTGTCGCGGCTGCTCGAGGATGCGGTCTGGCATGCCCGCAACGGCTTTGCCGTCACCGCCAGCCAGAACGACCTCACCGCCCAGAAGCTGCCGGAACTCGCCGACATCTCCGGCTTCGCCGACGCTTTCCTCGTGAATGGCGCGGCGCCGGCGACTGGGTCGACGATGGCGCTGCCCGCGCTGGGCGACACGCTCGAGCGGATCGGGCGGGAAGGCACGGAGAGCTTCTACCGCGGACCGCTGGCGCGCGAGATCGCCCATGATCTCGCCGCCGCCGGCACGCCGGTGACGGCGGGCGATCTTGCCGCCTGCCGCGCCACGCGCGTCACCCCGCTCCATGTTGATCTTCCCGGCGTGCGGCTCTTCAACTTCCCGCCGCCGACGCAGGGGCTGGCGTCGTTGATGATCCTCGCTTTGTTCAGCCGCCTGGGTGTCGTGCAAGCGGAGGGCTTCGAGCATCTGCACGGGCTCATCGAGGCGACCAAGCAGGCGTTCCTGGTGCGCGACCGCGTGGTCGGCGATGCGGATGCCATGCGCGAGGACCCGCGCGACTTCCTGACCGCGGAGGTGCTCGACCGCCTCGCCGCCCGAATCGATCCCGCGCTGGCCCTGCCCTGGCCGGCCCCGCCTTCGGCGGGCGACACGGTCTGGCTCGGCGCCATCGACGGCAACGGGCTGGCGGCGAGCTTCATCCAGAGCATCTATTTCGAGTTCGGCTCCGGTGTCGTGCTGCCGCAGACCGGCATCGTCTGGCAGAACCGGGGATCGAGCTTCGAGCTCGCCGGCGACGGCCCGCGCGTGCTGGCTCCGGGCCGCAAGCCGTTCCATACGCTCAATCCGGCCATGGCGAGCTTCGCGGATGGCCGGCACATGGTCTATGGCACCATGGGCGGAGAGGGCCAGCCGCAGACGCAGGCGGCCTTGTTCTCACGGTACGGGCTGTTCGGCCAGGAACTGCAGGCGGCGATCACCGCCCCGCGCTGGCTGCTCGGCCGCACCTGGGGCGCCGAGACCGTCACGCTCAAGCTCGAGGACCGCTTCCCGCCGGACCTCGTCGCCGCGTTGCGGGCAGCCGGACACGATGTGGAAATCGTGCCGCCCTTCGACGCGATGATGGGGCACGCCGGCGCCATTGCGCGTCATGGCGACGGCCGGCTGGAAGGCGCCGGCGATCCGCGCAGCGATGGCTGTGCGATGGGATTCTAG
- a CDS encoding TRAP transporter small permease subunit encodes MTSVLERCARGLDAIVEACGWVAAWTGLALVLVMAGNVLMRYAFNTGSVAMQELEWHLMSPLTLLCIAYTIKHEGHVRVDILYAHLPKRMQQSIDLFSAVSVVALSIIVILLSWPYVMQSYRISEGSPDPGGLPYRFILKALIPAGFALLLLQSLAATLRALIPFLGGAAEPPARVPLDAPQ; translated from the coding sequence ATGACCTCAGTTCTCGAAAGATGTGCCCGCGGCCTCGACGCGATCGTCGAGGCCTGCGGCTGGGTCGCGGCGTGGACGGGTCTCGCGCTCGTCCTCGTCATGGCGGGCAACGTACTGATGCGCTACGCCTTCAATACCGGCTCGGTGGCGATGCAGGAGCTCGAATGGCACCTGATGTCTCCGCTCACCCTGCTGTGCATCGCCTACACCATCAAGCATGAAGGCCATGTACGGGTAGACATACTCTACGCACATCTGCCGAAGCGCATGCAGCAGTCGATCGACCTGTTCTCCGCCGTCAGCGTGGTGGCGTTGTCGATCATCGTGATCCTGCTGTCCTGGCCCTATGTGATGCAGTCCTATCGCATCAGCGAAGGTTCGCCCGACCCGGGCGGCCTGCCCTACCGCTTCATCCTCAAGGCGTTGATTCCGGCCGGCTTCGCGCTGCTGCTGCTGCAGAGCCTCGCGGCGACGCTGCGCGCGCTCATTCCTTTCCTTGGCGGCGCGGCCGAGCCCCCCGCCCGAGTGCCCCTCGATGCCCCTCAATGA
- a CDS encoding antibiotic biosynthesis monooxygenase family protein: protein MFLAMNRFKVKLGSEADFETVWRERDSYLSSVPGFVSFSLLRGASKDDHTLYASHSIWRSREDFEAWTRSEAFRNAHRSAGGNKPLYLGHPELELFDSVIAQKAGDAAA from the coding sequence ATGTTCCTCGCCATGAACCGCTTCAAGGTGAAGCTCGGATCGGAAGCCGATTTCGAGACCGTCTGGCGCGAGCGCGATAGCTACCTGTCGAGCGTGCCGGGCTTCGTCTCGTTCAGCCTGCTGCGCGGTGCCTCGAAGGACGACCACACGCTCTACGCCTCGCATTCGATCTGGCGCTCGCGTGAGGATTTCGAGGCGTGGACGCGCTCGGAAGCGTTCCGCAACGCCCATCGCAGCGCCGGCGGCAACAAGCCGCTCTATCTTGGACATCCCGAGCTCGAGCTGTTCGACAGCGTCATCGCCCAGAAGGCCGGCGACGCCGCGGCGTAG
- a CDS encoding TRAP transporter substrate-binding protein, producing MDRRGFLGAGLAGTAAVATVAAPHVARAQQSFSWKMTNAYGPGAPFYVAGPGSPTYFCELVDKMSGGRLKIQHFAAGELIPALEGFDAVSSGTVEMNAANSYFWAGKVPAAQFFTCVPFGLNFQGQNAWIYHGGGLKLWEELYEPFNLVPMPLGNTGVQMSGWFRKPIEKVEDFKGLKMRIPGLAGKVYAQLGVDVKLLPGGEIFPALERGVIDAAEFVGPYQDRRLGLQKAAKYYYTTGWHEPNNVTELVINKTAWESLPDDLKEIVRAAAMACNVLSHTWCEATNGEAMTDLVKNQGVVAGPYPAAVVDKLREVTATTLQQLADSDPKIKKVYESFTKFAAEHSQWAGLSEAVYQTQIRRGA from the coding sequence ATGGATCGCCGTGGATTCCTGGGCGCCGGTCTGGCGGGAACCGCCGCCGTCGCCACCGTCGCCGCGCCGCATGTCGCGCGCGCCCAGCAGAGCTTCAGCTGGAAGATGACCAATGCCTATGGGCCGGGTGCGCCGTTCTACGTCGCCGGTCCGGGCAGCCCGACCTATTTCTGCGAGCTGGTCGACAAGATGTCCGGCGGTCGCCTCAAGATCCAGCACTTCGCCGCCGGCGAGCTGATCCCGGCGCTGGAAGGCTTCGACGCGGTGTCCTCCGGCACGGTCGAGATGAACGCCGCAAACTCCTATTTCTGGGCCGGCAAGGTGCCGGCCGCGCAGTTCTTCACCTGCGTGCCCTTCGGCTTGAACTTCCAGGGCCAGAACGCCTGGATCTATCACGGTGGCGGCCTCAAGCTCTGGGAAGAGCTCTACGAGCCCTTCAACCTGGTGCCCATGCCGCTCGGCAATACCGGCGTGCAGATGTCCGGCTGGTTCCGCAAGCCGATCGAGAAGGTCGAGGACTTCAAGGGCCTGAAGATGCGCATCCCCGGCCTCGCCGGAAAGGTCTATGCGCAGCTCGGCGTCGACGTGAAGCTGCTGCCCGGCGGCGAGATTTTCCCGGCGCTGGAACGCGGCGTGATCGACGCCGCCGAGTTCGTCGGCCCCTATCAGGATCGCCGCCTGGGCCTGCAGAAGGCGGCCAAATACTACTACACGACCGGCTGGCACGAGCCGAACAACGTCACCGAGCTGGTCATCAACAAGACCGCCTGGGAGAGCCTGCCGGACGACCTCAAGGAGATCGTGCGCGCCGCCGCCATGGCCTGCAACGTGCTCAGCCATACCTGGTGCGAGGCGACCAATGGCGAGGCGATGACCGACCTTGTCAAGAACCAGGGCGTCGTCGCCGGGCCCTATCCCGCGGCGGTGGTCGACAAGCTGCGCGAGGTTACCGCGACGACGCTGCAGCAACTCGCGGACTCCGACCCCAAGATCAAGAAGGTCTACGAGTCCTTCACGAAGTTCGCGGCCGAGCACAGCCAGTGGGCGGGCCTATCGGAGGCCGTGTACCAGACCCAGATCCGCAGGGGCGCATGA
- a CDS encoding acetamidase/formamidase family protein, which yields MNRAVPISINAFPASKQEAAWRETLASLGLAAQLASAGTFHFGEVSIKRSPTQATFALLRSSAQNLAALPKSEPQVLVGFVTYGRGHLTDSGRRAAEFADGDVWVCDPATPFSVQFRNDFELLLLRLPRERLVGRLGRAATVPTLVVGETVSAAAARPLMRALAAHFAEMEDGDVMAAEPAITELVLSALLAEARPEEDNATQVQAAHFARVCAQIEARLREPELSVGDVAGAEGLSARYIQRLFEGQDRSFSDYVRHRRLERCRLDLVNPQHADRSIAEIGFRWGFADQAHFSRVFSAAYGISPRDYRKSSGATVETRWTRGRPMHSGSRPVRPGPAPALVPASESGGLPAPVPREVGEPGHHHLPVSRDTVHWGYLSRTIPPVLRVRSGARVTVETLTQHAYDDHERMIAGDPGAESVFRWTGDYKAVDRRGAGPVNASIFGRGAGEGFGVHICTGPIFVHGAEPGDVLEVEILALKPRPSANPAHAGSAFGSNAAAAWGFHHDDILDEPHKREVITVYRTDAAGESGYAEAVYSFRWAPQTDPFGVVHETIDYPGVPVDHARIEKREAVLAGARIPVRPHFGFIAVAPRETDIVDSVPPGYFGGNIDNWRAGKGASVYLPVAVPGALLSVGDPHLAQGDGEISGTALECSLTGEIRLVLHKRGETDKSFLNGLGAPLIETPDAWLLHGFSYTNYLRELGRNAQSEVFKRSSLSKALRSAFRATRKFLMERYGLDEDEAISLISVAVDFGVTQVADGNWGVHARIDKAIFAARQQGR from the coding sequence ATGAATCGAGCCGTCCCCATTTCCATCAATGCCTTTCCCGCCAGCAAGCAGGAGGCGGCGTGGCGCGAGACGCTGGCCTCCCTCGGGCTCGCCGCGCAGCTCGCGAGCGCGGGCACCTTCCACTTCGGCGAGGTCTCCATCAAGCGTTCGCCGACGCAGGCGACCTTCGCCCTGCTGCGCTCCAGCGCGCAGAACCTCGCCGCCCTGCCGAAGAGCGAGCCGCAGGTCCTCGTCGGCTTCGTCACCTATGGCCGCGGTCACCTCACCGATTCCGGGCGGCGAGCGGCCGAGTTCGCCGATGGCGACGTCTGGGTGTGCGATCCGGCGACCCCTTTCTCGGTGCAGTTCCGCAACGATTTCGAGCTCCTGCTGCTGCGCCTTCCACGCGAGCGGCTGGTGGGGCGGCTCGGTCGCGCCGCCACCGTGCCGACGCTGGTGGTGGGAGAGACCGTCTCAGCGGCTGCCGCTCGCCCGCTGATGCGGGCTCTGGCGGCGCATTTCGCCGAGATGGAGGACGGCGACGTGATGGCCGCCGAGCCGGCGATCACCGAGCTGGTGCTCTCCGCGCTCCTCGCCGAGGCCCGCCCGGAAGAGGACAACGCCACGCAGGTCCAGGCAGCGCACTTCGCCCGTGTCTGCGCGCAGATCGAGGCGCGGCTGCGCGAGCCGGAACTCTCGGTCGGCGACGTCGCCGGCGCTGAGGGACTGTCGGCCCGCTACATCCAGCGCCTGTTCGAGGGGCAGGATCGCTCCTTCTCCGACTATGTACGCCACCGCCGGCTGGAGCGTTGCCGGCTCGACCTCGTCAATCCCCAGCACGCCGACCGCTCCATCGCCGAAATCGGCTTTCGCTGGGGCTTCGCCGACCAGGCGCATTTCAGCCGCGTATTCAGCGCCGCCTACGGCATCTCGCCGCGCGACTATCGCAAGTCCTCCGGCGCCACCGTCGAAACACGCTGGACCCGCGGCCGCCCCATGCATTCGGGCTCGCGGCCCGTGCGTCCAGGTCCCGCGCCGGCATTGGTGCCGGCTTCGGAGAGCGGCGGCCTGCCCGCTCCGGTGCCGCGGGAGGTGGGGGAGCCCGGCCACCATCATCTGCCGGTGTCGCGCGACACCGTGCATTGGGGCTATCTCTCCCGCACCATTCCGCCGGTGCTTCGCGTGCGCTCCGGTGCCCGCGTCACCGTCGAGACCCTGACCCAGCACGCCTATGACGATCATGAGCGCATGATCGCGGGCGATCCCGGCGCGGAGAGCGTGTTCCGCTGGACGGGCGACTACAAGGCCGTGGACCGGCGCGGGGCTGGCCCGGTCAACGCCTCCATCTTCGGGCGCGGCGCGGGGGAGGGCTTCGGCGTCCACATCTGCACGGGGCCGATCTTCGTTCACGGCGCCGAGCCGGGCGATGTGCTGGAGGTCGAGATCCTCGCTCTCAAGCCGCGCCCCAGCGCCAACCCGGCCCATGCCGGCTCTGCCTTCGGCTCCAACGCGGCGGCGGCCTGGGGCTTCCACCACGACGACATTCTCGACGAGCCGCACAAGCGCGAGGTCATCACCGTCTACCGCACCGACGCCGCCGGCGAGAGCGGCTATGCGGAAGCGGTCTACTCCTTCCGCTGGGCGCCGCAGACCGACCCGTTCGGCGTCGTCCACGAAACCATCGACTATCCCGGCGTTCCCGTCGACCACGCGCGGATCGAGAAACGCGAAGCGGTGCTCGCCGGCGCGCGCATCCCCGTGCGCCCGCATTTCGGCTTCATCGCCGTGGCGCCACGCGAGACGGACATCGTGGATTCGGTGCCACCGGGCTATTTCGGCGGCAACATCGACAATTGGCGCGCCGGCAAGGGCGCCTCGGTCTATCTGCCCGTCGCCGTTCCGGGAGCGCTGCTCTCCGTCGGCGACCCGCATCTGGCGCAGGGTGACGGGGAGATCAGCGGCACGGCGCTGGAATGCTCGCTCACGGGCGAGATCCGGCTTGTCCTGCACAAGCGCGGCGAAACTGACAAGAGCTTCCTCAACGGCCTCGGGGCGCCGCTCATCGAGACGCCGGATGCCTGGCTGCTGCACGGTTTCAGCTACACCAACTATTTGCGCGAACTCGGCCGCAACGCGCAGTCCGAGGTGTTCAAGCGCTCCTCGCTCAGCAAGGCTCTGCGCAGCGCGTTTCGCGCCACGCGCAAGTTCCTGATGGAGCGCTACGGGCTCGACGAGGACGAAGCCATCTCGCTGATATCGGTGGCGGTGGATTTCGGCGTCACGCAGGTGGCGGACGGCAATTGGGGCGTCCACGCCCGGATCGACAAGGCGATATTCGCGGCACGGCAGCAGGGCCGGTAG
- the rimO gene encoding 30S ribosomal protein S12 methylthiotransferase RimO, producing the protein MADIASTDALSSVRADAPRISFVSLGCPKALVDSERIITSLRSEGYELSRRHEGADLVIVNTCGFLDSAKAESLAAIGDALKENGKVIVTGCMGAEPEHIRDVHPGVLAVTGPQQYESVLAAVHQAVPPSHDPFVDLVPPQGIKLTPRHYAYLKISEGCNNRCTFCIIPKLRGDLVSRPAADVLREAERLVAAGVKELLVISQDTSAYGIDVKYAASKWKDREVRARFLDLARELGTLGAWVRMHYVYPYPHVDEVIGLMSDGVILPYLDIPFQHASPTVLKRMKRPAAQEKTLARIQKWRQDCPDLTLRSTFIVGFPGETEAEFEELIDFLDEAELDRVGCFKYEPVAGAPANDLGAAIPDEVKEERWKRFMEVQQRVSARRLKRKVGTRQQVIIDSVGPTVAVGRSKADAPEIDGSVHVASRRPLRVGEIVTVKIERADAYDLHGMAVGF; encoded by the coding sequence ATGGCCGATATCGCGTCGACCGACGCCCTTTCTTCCGTGCGCGCGGACGCGCCGCGCATCTCCTTCGTCTCGCTGGGTTGCCCGAAGGCGCTGGTGGACAGTGAGCGCATCATCACCAGCCTGCGTTCGGAAGGCTACGAGCTGTCCCGCCGCCATGAGGGCGCCGACCTTGTCATCGTCAACACCTGCGGCTTCCTCGACAGCGCCAAGGCGGAGAGTCTGGCGGCCATCGGCGACGCGCTGAAGGAGAACGGCAAGGTCATCGTCACCGGCTGCATGGGCGCCGAGCCCGAGCATATCCGCGACGTGCATCCCGGCGTGCTCGCCGTCACCGGGCCGCAGCAATATGAAAGCGTGCTGGCGGCGGTGCATCAGGCGGTGCCGCCGAGCCATGATCCCTTCGTCGACCTCGTTCCGCCGCAAGGCATCAAGCTCACCCCGCGCCACTACGCTTATCTAAAGATTTCAGAAGGTTGCAATAATCGGTGCACCTTCTGCATCATCCCCAAGCTGCGCGGCGACCTGGTCAGCCGTCCCGCCGCCGACGTGCTCCGCGAGGCCGAGCGGCTGGTCGCGGCGGGGGTGAAGGAGCTGCTGGTCATCTCGCAGGACACCTCCGCCTATGGCATCGACGTGAAATATGCGGCGAGCAAGTGGAAGGACCGCGAGGTGCGCGCACGCTTCCTCGACCTTGCCCGCGAGCTCGGCACGCTCGGGGCCTGGGTGCGCATGCACTATGTCTACCCCTACCCCCATGTCGACGAGGTCATCGGCCTGATGTCGGACGGGGTGATCCTTCCCTATCTCGACATCCCCTTCCAGCACGCCTCCCCGACCGTGCTGAAGCGCATGAAGCGCCCGGCCGCGCAGGAGAAGACGCTGGCGCGAATCCAGAAGTGGCGGCAGGACTGCCCGGACCTCACCCTGCGTTCGACCTTCATCGTCGGCTTCCCCGGCGAGACCGAGGCCGAATTCGAAGAGCTGATCGACTTCCTCGACGAGGCCGAACTCGACCGCGTCGGCTGCTTCAAATACGAGCCGGTCGCCGGCGCGCCGGCCAACGATCTCGGTGCGGCGATCCCCGACGAGGTGAAGGAGGAGCGCTGGAAGCGCTTCATGGAGGTGCAGCAGCGCGTCTCCGCCCGCCGCCTCAAGCGCAAGGTGGGTACCCGCCAGCAGGTGATCATCGACAGCGTCGGCCCGACGGTCGCCGTCGGCCGCTCCAAGGCCGATGCGCCGGAGATCGACGGCAGCGTCCACGTCGCCTCGCGCCGCCCGCTGCGCGTCGGCGAGATCGTCACGGTGAAGATCGAGCGCGCCGACGCCTATGACCTGCACGGCATGGCGGTGGGGTTCTGA
- a CDS encoding lytic transglycosylase domain-containing protein, translating into MTDPPHGAPLGGRFVARGKAISEVELLRQENAAPPSGTSVPSATIPSPVPLPPKRLVEQRGIVLASLAPLPPRRPNAPMPSVPQATAYLEEPPSDAAAPPPDDTLGEDQAAPQEDAAEDAARAIDDTPAPVAGRLTSDRAPPHIEVLIERHAKRFDVPARLVRRVAWRESKFDPSRRHGPYWGLMQIRVDTARALGFRGEPRDLLDADVNMSYAVAYLANAYRVAGRDEKRAVMLYARGYYYEAKRKGMLGSLIRTATTEE; encoded by the coding sequence TTGACCGACCCGCCGCACGGGGCGCCGCTCGGCGGAAGGTTCGTCGCCCGCGGGAAGGCCATCTCCGAGGTCGAGCTCCTTCGGCAGGAGAATGCGGCTCCACCATCCGGCACATCGGTCCCATCCGCCACGATCCCTTCCCCCGTTCCCCTGCCGCCAAAGCGACTCGTCGAGCAGCGCGGGATCGTCCTGGCATCGCTGGCGCCGCTACCGCCCAGGCGCCCCAACGCGCCGATGCCGAGCGTTCCGCAGGCGACGGCCTACCTCGAGGAGCCCCCGTCGGACGCGGCTGCTCCGCCGCCCGACGATACGCTCGGCGAGGACCAGGCCGCACCCCAGGAGGACGCCGCGGAGGATGCCGCGCGGGCCATCGACGACACTCCCGCGCCTGTCGCGGGCAGGCTCACATCCGATCGGGCACCGCCGCATATCGAAGTGCTGATCGAGCGGCATGCCAAGCGCTTCGATGTGCCAGCGCGGCTTGTCCGCCGCGTCGCCTGGCGGGAGAGCAAATTCGACCCGAGCAGGCGCCACGGCCCCTATTGGGGGTTGATGCAGATCCGCGTCGACACCGCGCGGGCCCTCGGCTTCCGTGGCGAGCCGCGCGATCTCCTCGACGCCGATGTCAACATGTCCTACGCGGTGGCCTATCTCGCCAACGCCTACCGGGTCGCCGGCCGCGATGAGAAGCGGGCGGTGATGCTCTATGCCAGAGGCTATTACTACGAGGCCAAGCGCAAGGGCATGCTCGGTTCGCTGATACGCACCGCCACGACCGAGGAATGA
- a CDS encoding ArgE/DapE family deacylase, with product MSIPGDDSERLDATQALQVEFLKALVRVPSDNPPGDCAPHAEVAARLLEELGFTVERHPVPEPFVKTYGMKSVVNLVVRERFGTGKGPVIALNAHGDVVPPGEGWTFDPYGAEEKGGAIYGRGAAVSKSDFATYAFALLGLKQRPEGLDGTVELHFTYDEEAGGFVGPKWLIEHDLTKPDYAISAGFSYAVVVAHNGALHLEIVVRGKQAHAAMPETGADALEAATAILSAIYGERRRLTGIVSATPGIGSPKITVGLISGGINTNVVPDRIVMRVDRRLTPEEDGTSVEAGLNALVEAAVGGMPGIDIECRRIILAEPLRTLPGTEKLVETIQKHASEVLGETPPATAVPLYTDARHYTAAGVPTVLYGAGPRSILEANAHAADEHVQIRDLKAATQVIEATLRDLLRAE from the coding sequence TTGAGCATTCCCGGCGACGACAGCGAGAGGCTGGACGCCACACAGGCGTTGCAGGTCGAGTTCCTGAAGGCGCTGGTGCGCGTGCCGAGCGACAATCCGCCGGGCGATTGCGCGCCGCATGCCGAGGTCGCCGCCCGGCTCTTGGAGGAACTGGGATTCACGGTGGAGCGCCACCCGGTACCCGAGCCCTTCGTGAAGACCTACGGCATGAAGTCCGTGGTCAATCTCGTGGTGCGCGAACGCTTTGGAACCGGCAAGGGGCCGGTGATCGCGCTCAACGCCCATGGCGACGTGGTACCGCCCGGCGAGGGCTGGACCTTCGACCCCTATGGTGCCGAGGAAAAGGGCGGGGCGATCTATGGCCGCGGCGCGGCGGTGTCGAAGTCCGACTTCGCCACCTATGCCTTCGCCCTGCTCGGCCTGAAGCAGCGGCCCGAGGGCCTCGACGGCACGGTCGAGCTGCACTTCACCTATGACGAGGAGGCGGGCGGCTTCGTCGGGCCGAAATGGCTGATCGAGCACGACCTGACCAAGCCGGACTACGCCATCTCCGCCGGCTTCTCCTATGCCGTGGTGGTGGCGCATAACGGCGCGCTGCATCTCGAGATCGTCGTGCGCGGCAAGCAGGCGCACGCCGCCATGCCGGAGACCGGCGCCGATGCGTTGGAGGCGGCGACGGCCATCCTCTCCGCCATCTATGGGGAGCGCCGGCGGCTCACCGGCATCGTCAGCGCCACGCCGGGCATCGGCTCGCCGAAGATCACGGTGGGCCTCATCTCCGGTGGCATCAACACCAATGTCGTGCCCGACCGCATCGTCATGCGCGTCGACCGCCGGCTCACCCCGGAGGAGGACGGCACCAGCGTCGAGGCCGGGCTGAACGCGCTGGTCGAGGCGGCCGTCGGCGGAATGCCCGGGATCGACATCGAGTGCCGCCGCATCATCCTCGCCGAGCCGCTGCGCACCCTGCCGGGCACGGAAAAGCTGGTCGAGACCATACAGAAGCACGCCTCGGAAGTGCTGGGCGAGACGCCGCCGGCGACCGCCGTGCCGCTCTACACCGATGCCCGCCACTACACGGCGGCCGGCGTGCCCACCGTGCTCTACGGCGCCGGCCCGCGTTCCATTCTGGAAGCCAATGCCCACGCCGCCGACGAGCATGTGCAGATCCGTGACCTCAAGGCGGCGACGCAGGTGATCGAGGCGACGCTGCGGGATCTGCTGAGGGCGGAATAG
- a CDS encoding TRAP transporter large permease — protein sequence MPLNEILAIACIASFFVMLFVGVPVALTLAISGFFFGWLGFGTTLFGLLPARIYGVTANYTLIAIPLFVFMGVMLEKSRLADELMEVIGHLSGGLRGGMGLGIILVGMMMGATTGIVGATIVTLGLLTLPTLLRRGYDKSLSCGAICASGTLGQLIPPSTILILLADILGESVGTLFAAALMPGLLLTGIFCIYMILVGIIWPEKVPAIPLEERRAMPRKELWLKALKVGLPPIGLVLAVLGSIIGGIAAPTEAASMGALGSILVAAVAGRFTLKTLVDTVQSTARITAMMFFVLICSQVFALAFRGLGGERLVHDAFALVPGGTDGILIFMLLIIFVLGFFIEWIEISYIVVPMFLPLMQNAGVDLVWAAALIATVLQTSFLTPPFGWALFYLRGVAPPEVKTADIYRGVIPFIALQLIAVAFVFAFPEVATWLPKAIGW from the coding sequence ATGCCCCTCAATGAAATTCTGGCGATCGCCTGTATCGCCTCCTTCTTCGTCATGCTGTTCGTCGGCGTGCCGGTCGCGCTCACCCTGGCGATCAGCGGCTTCTTCTTTGGCTGGCTTGGCTTCGGCACGACGCTGTTCGGCTTGCTTCCGGCGCGCATCTACGGCGTCACCGCCAATTACACGCTGATCGCCATCCCGCTCTTCGTCTTCATGGGCGTGATGCTGGAGAAGTCGCGCCTCGCCGACGAACTGATGGAAGTGATCGGCCATCTGTCCGGCGGCCTGCGCGGCGGCATGGGGCTTGGCATCATCCTGGTGGGGATGATGATGGGAGCGACCACCGGCATCGTCGGCGCCACCATCGTCACGCTCGGCCTTCTCACCCTGCCGACGCTGCTGCGGCGAGGCTACGACAAGAGCCTGTCCTGCGGAGCGATCTGCGCCTCCGGCACGCTCGGGCAGCTCATCCCGCCCAGCACCATCCTCATCCTGCTGGCCGACATCCTCGGCGAGTCCGTCGGCACGCTGTTCGCCGCCGCGCTGATGCCCGGACTGCTGCTGACCGGCATCTTCTGCATCTACATGATCCTCGTCGGCATCATCTGGCCGGAGAAGGTCCCCGCTATTCCGCTGGAAGAGCGCCGCGCCATGCCGCGCAAGGAGTTGTGGCTCAAGGCGCTCAAGGTCGGCCTGCCGCCCATCGGGCTGGTTCTCGCCGTGCTCGGCTCCATCATCGGCGGCATCGCCGCGCCCACCGAGGCCGCCAGCATGGGCGCGCTTGGCTCCATCCTCGTTGCGGCGGTCGCCGGCCGCTTCACCCTGAAGACGCTGGTCGACACGGTGCAGTCGACGGCCCGCATCACGGCGATGATGTTCTTCGTGCTGATCTGCTCGCAGGTCTTCGCGCTGGCCTTCCGCGGGCTCGGCGGCGAGCGGCTGGTGCATGACGCCTTTGCGCTGGTGCCGGGTGGCACGGACGGCATCCTCATCTTCATGCTGCTGATCATCTTCGTGCTCGGCTTCTTCATCGAGTGGATCGAGATCAGCTACATCGTGGTGCCGATGTTCCTGCCGCTGATGCAGAACGCCGGGGTCGACCTGGTGTGGGCAGCGGCGCTGATCGCCACGGTGCTGCAGACCTCCTTCCTCACGCCGCCTTTCGGCTGGGCGCTGTTCTATCTGCGCGGCGTCGCGCCGCCGGAGGTGAAAACCGCCGACATCTATCGGGGCGTCATTCCCTTCATCGCGCTGCAACTGATTGCTGTCGCTTTCGTGTTCGCCTTCCCCGAGGTGGCGACCTGGCTTCCCAAGGCCATCGGCTGGTAG